From Thermococcus sp.:
TGCTTGTCCCGAGGACGAGACGGTTTAGGGCGTTTGCATGGGCGTAGAGCAGAACCATCCTTGTTCTGGCCATTATGTTGCCGAGGCTCTTCTTGTCCGGCTCAAAACCGAGGGACTTGACGAACTCCTCAACTATAGGCCTTATGTTGACAACCTTGCACTTTATACCAAGGCTTTCGCAGACGAGCTTTGCGTCCTCAACGTCTCTGTTCTCGTAGTAGGGCATTATGAGGCCGAGAACCTTTTCGCTTCCGAGGGCCTTCACGGCGAGGTATGCTGTGGTGGCACTGTCTATTCCACCGCTTATGCCAACTACAACGCCATTAGTTCCCGCTTCCCTGACCTTCTCCGATATAAAATCCACTATTCTCTCGATGGCCTTCTCGTAATCGAGGGTTCTCACGAGCTCACCCCCTGAGGATCCTCTCAAGGCCAATCCAAGCCAGTATCGTGCCCACTATCGCGAAAATAAACGCAGGTATTGCCAAATCTGAGTAGGGGTACTCGATGGCCTTGACCTCATAGCTGTAGTTTACCTCGCCCTTAAAAACGTTTACAGTTGGCCTCTCACCGGGGTAAAGCGTGAGGTTTCCCGTCAGGTTGTATGAGGTGTAGTTTGACCCCCATGAGACCATAATGCTGGCGTTTTTGGAGCTGAGCCTCAGGCTTCTGTTGGTTACGACGTGCTCCTCGAAACTTGAGTTTCCTACGGGGTGCTCGCCGACCCCAAAAGTACCGGACTGAGAGTACGAGATTGGGTTTGAGTAGAAGACGGAAACCGCGGAAAGGACGAGGGCAAGTAAAAGAAATGAAAGGCCCAAGAGAAATAACTTGGAGCGGAAAATAATTGAGAGGGAGGGCATTGAAACCACCGGTCAGAACTTGCCGACGAGGTGGCACTCTGCAAAGTGGTTGTGTTCGTACTCGATGAGCTTCGGTTGCTGGACATCGCAGAGGCCCTTCTGAGTGTAGATACACCTCGGGTGGAAGCGGCAACCGGGTGGTATCTCGACGGCACTCGGAACTTCACCCTTGATTG
This genomic window contains:
- a CDS encoding NAD+ synthase → MRTLDYEKAIERIVDFISEKVREAGTNGVVVGISGGIDSATTAYLAVKALGSEKVLGLIMPYYENRDVEDAKLVCESLGIKCKVVNIRPIVEEFVKSLGFEPDKKSLGNIMARTRMVLLYAHANALNRLVLGTSNRSEFLTGYFTKWGDGASDYAPLINLYKTEVWEIAKLLGVPERIIEKKPTAGLWEGQTDEDELGISYRLLDEILWRLVDLKMPKEKIAGELGISVETVEHVENLVKSSEHKRRLPTGPSF